From one Solanum lycopersicum chromosome 12, SLM_r2.1 genomic stretch:
- the ABCI10 gene encoding ABC transporter I family member 10 isoform X1, which translates to MSLCRPPLPRLLLNNVSCMRNAQQILRHINVSLHDGGALVLTGTNGSGKSTFLRMLAGFSKPSAGEILWNGHDITDSGVFQQYKLQLNWLSLKDAIKEKFTVLDNVQWFEVLEGKQGKSLPALELMGLGRLVNDKARMLSMGQRKRVQLARLLAIDRPIWLLDEPSVALDDEGVKLLEYIIAEHRKKGGIVIVATHLPIQIEDAMFLRLPPRFPRRMTLVDMLDRGGLD; encoded by the coding sequence atgtctttgTGTAGACCTCCACTTCCTCGACTTCTGCTGAATAACGTCTCGTGTATGAGAAATGCTCAACAAATTTTGCGCCACATAAATGTTTCCCTCCATGATGGTGGTGCACTGGTACTAACAGGCACCAATGGCTCTGGTAAATCCACATTCTTGCGCATGTTGGCTGGTTTCTCAAAACCATCAGCTGGTGAGATACTCTGGAATGGCCATGACATTACTGATTCAGGTGTTTTTCAACAGTACAAACTTCAACTCAATTGGCTGTCTCTTAAGGACGCCATCAAAGAGAAGTTCACGGTCCTTGACAATGTTCAATggtttgaagttcttgaaggcAAGCAAGGGAAGTCGCTGCCAGCTTTGGAACTTATGGGGCTTGGAAGATTAGTAAACGATAAAGCACGGATGCTTTCTATGGGTCAAAGGAAAAGGGTACAGCTCGCCAGATTGTTAGCAATTGATCGACCTATTTGGTTGCTTGATGAACCTTCAGTAGCATTGGATGACGAAGGTGTGAAATTGCTAGAGTATATTATTGCAGAGCACAGGAAAAAAGGTGGTATTGTCATTGTCGCCACCCATCTGCCTATTCAGATCGAGGATGCAATGTTTTTAAGGTTGCCACCAAGGTTCCCTAGAAGGATGACTTTAGTAGACATGCTTGATAGAGGCGGCCTCGACTGA
- the LOC101246218 gene encoding uncharacterized protein, protein MMKKSWVCTLITQFCLCLSLFLVLNLCQNQKPMIRNGNVNDLPMDIYFISVTGGIRTLEEQTLLLKQVEKVAKKFNARFVINISELGEDDPLMQNATWRFPSVKIPWYSTRALEGQGVNHYLKQFKFAHGSLDIIVVDTGLYEVASNGAGDSQSQWLIDTLENSESKWCIAVGFHPLVVCEEDAPQTKLKHKFQSLHGLFLKYGVDAYISAPVCADNVEERHIAKSKTSIGRYKGPLLTKVNQNLPCSMGRVDGFLLHKASALEIVSYLVTLEGDVVQKFFLHQRGKDVM, encoded by the exons atgatgaagaaaTCATGGGTTTGTACTTTGATTACtcaattttgtttatgtttgtctctttttcttgttcttaaCTTGTGTCAAAATCAGAAGCCAATGATAAGGAATGGAAATGTGAATGATCTTCCCatggatatatattttataagtgTTACAGGGGGTATTAGAACTCTTGAAGAGCAGACCCTTCTTCTCAAACAG GTGGAGAAGGTAGCAAAAAAGTTCAATGCAAGATTCGTTATCAACATAAGCGAACTTGGGGAAGATGATCCTCTTATGCAAAAT GCTACTTGGCGTTTTCCTTCCGTGAAGATCCCCTG GTACTCTACTCGAGCTCTCGAAGGACAAGGGGTGAATCACTACCTTAAACAATTCAAATTTGCACATGGAAGCTTAGATATTATAGTTGTAGATACAGGATTATATGAG GTTGCTTCAAATGGTGCTGGAGATAGTCAGTCACAATGGCTGATAGACACACTTGAAAACAGTGAAAGCAAATG GTGCATTGCTGTTGGATTTCATCCATTGGTAGTTTGCGAAGAAGATGCTCCTCAAACAAAACTAAAACACAAATTCCAGTCTTTACATGGCCTATTTCTGAAGTATGGTGTG GATGCATATATCAGTGCCCCTGTTTGTGCTGACAATGTTGAGGAAAGACATATTGCAAAATCCAAAACTAGTATTGGCAGATATAAAGGACCTTTGCTGACTAAAGTGAATCAGAACTTGCCTTGCTCTAT ggGAAGAGTAGATGGATTCCTACTTCACAAAGCCAGTGCTTTAGAGATT GTTTCCTATTTAGTCACCTTGGAAGGTGATGTTGTGCAGAAATTTTTTCTCCATCAAAGAGGCAAAGATGTTATGTAG